One window of Cohnella hashimotonis genomic DNA carries:
- the gap gene encoding type I glyceraldehyde-3-phosphate dehydrogenase: MRIGLSGTGRIGRLVIRRLINQSPRNVELAAINSIGSVETLAHLLKYDTVHGTWDADIQVKNGELTINGLRITIISEKDPEKLPWNELGVSLAIDATGRFNNRTEASKHLTAGAKRVLLTAPAENADFTLLMGVNERSYDAKRHRILSAASCTTNCLAPVLHVLDQAFGIEKGWMSTVHAYTNDQNHMDNSHKDLRRARSCTSSIIPTSTGVGKALKNVLPHLADRIHGISIRVPVQDVSLLDVVLQLRTQAEPSEIREILTRAAEGEHRGILAYSDLPLVSADFIGNAHSAIIDGLSLQTYENELRLLVWYDNEWGYASRVVDTASLIAKADAEGHSTEKELLDDAIQSVG, encoded by the coding sequence TTGAGAATTGGACTTAGCGGAACGGGAAGAATCGGTAGACTTGTTATTCGAAGGTTGATTAATCAATCTCCTCGAAATGTGGAGCTTGCAGCGATCAATTCCATCGGATCAGTTGAAACGTTGGCACATCTGCTAAAGTACGATACCGTACATGGTACATGGGATGCTGACATCCAGGTTAAAAATGGCGAGCTGACGATCAACGGCTTGAGAATCACGATCATTTCCGAAAAAGATCCGGAAAAGCTGCCCTGGAACGAACTGGGCGTAAGTCTGGCCATTGATGCGACTGGCCGCTTTAATAACCGCACCGAAGCGTCCAAGCATCTGACAGCGGGGGCAAAACGTGTTTTGCTGACGGCACCGGCAGAAAATGCGGATTTCACTTTGCTAATGGGCGTAAATGAACGTAGCTATGATGCCAAGCGTCATCGTATCCTGTCAGCCGCGTCTTGCACGACAAACTGCCTCGCGCCGGTATTGCATGTGCTTGATCAAGCCTTCGGCATCGAAAAAGGTTGGATGTCCACCGTTCATGCATATACGAACGACCAGAACCATATGGATAATTCGCATAAGGATTTACGACGTGCGCGATCGTGCACGAGTTCTATCATTCCTACGAGCACGGGTGTCGGCAAAGCGTTAAAGAACGTTTTGCCGCATCTTGCCGACCGGATACACGGAATATCCATTCGCGTTCCGGTGCAGGACGTATCCTTGCTGGACGTGGTGCTGCAGCTGCGCACACAAGCAGAGCCATCGGAAATACGCGAGATTCTCACTCGAGCCGCCGAAGGAGAACACCGCGGCATTCTCGCATATAGCGATCTGCCGCTCGTATCTGCGGATTTTATAGGCAATGCGCATTCTGCAATCATAGATGGATTGAGTTTGCAAACGTATGAGAATGAGTTAAGGCTGCTGGTTTGGTATGATAATGAATGGGGTTACGCTTCTCGTGTTGTAGATACGGCCAGTTTAATCGCTAAGGCAGACGCCGAAGGGCATTCGACAGAAAAGGAATTGTTGGATGATGCGATCCAATCCGTGGGTTAA
- a CDS encoding ribonuclease J: MDKPNALRIAALGGVQEIGKNMYIVQYADDIVVIDCGSKFPDESLLGVDLIVPDVSYLSDHIDKVRALVVTHGHEDHIGGIPYLLKQLQIPVYATKLTLGLIEVKLKEHKLMGSSRLHCIDAGSNLEFESITIAFFQTNHSIPDCLGVVLRTPEGTVVHTGDFKFDMSPVNKQYPDLHRMAEIGKEGVLVLLSESTNAERPGFSASEALVGLQIEEIFKRADRRIFISTFASNVNRIQQIIDAALLHNRKIVLLGRSMVTVVSVSTELGYLKIPDGMLIPPEEAMSQPPERTAVICTGSQGEPMAALARLASSSHRQMAISAEDTVIIAASPIPGNERDVTRVVDNLYALGAHVIYGSQNGLHVSGHGYQDELKLMLTLMKPRYLFPVHGEYRMLHMHRKLAVSVGMDRDRVFIANNGDVLEIKDGHAAIAGKIPAGQILVDGLGIGDIAQIVLRDRKQLSADGILIAVITLSKNDGQLLSEPDIISRGFVYVKDSEALLRPIRRLVESTVDKMKEEKVSKWNVMKTTLKDVLGRYLYAETKRRPMILPIIIEV, translated from the coding sequence ATGGACAAACCGAACGCTTTACGGATTGCCGCCCTGGGGGGCGTACAGGAGATCGGCAAAAACATGTATATCGTACAATACGCCGACGATATCGTGGTTATCGATTGCGGCTCCAAATTTCCCGACGAAAGCCTGCTTGGCGTCGATCTCATTGTCCCGGACGTCAGCTATCTATCGGACCATATCGATAAAGTGCGAGCGTTGGTCGTCACACATGGACATGAGGACCATATCGGCGGCATCCCGTATCTATTGAAGCAGCTTCAAATACCCGTTTATGCGACGAAGCTTACGCTTGGGTTAATCGAAGTGAAATTAAAGGAACATAAGCTTATGGGCAGCTCTCGTCTTCATTGCATAGATGCCGGCTCGAATTTGGAATTCGAATCGATTACGATCGCTTTTTTTCAAACGAACCACAGCATTCCGGATTGCCTTGGCGTTGTTTTACGTACCCCGGAAGGAACGGTCGTACATACCGGAGACTTCAAGTTCGATATGTCCCCTGTCAATAAACAGTACCCCGACCTTCATCGCATGGCCGAAATCGGCAAAGAAGGCGTACTTGTCCTCTTATCCGAGAGCACGAATGCCGAACGCCCGGGATTTTCTGCCTCTGAAGCGCTTGTAGGCTTACAGATCGAAGAAATCTTCAAGCGCGCGGACAGACGTATATTCATTTCCACGTTCGCATCCAATGTGAATCGAATCCAACAAATCATCGATGCGGCGTTGCTTCATAATCGTAAAATCGTATTGCTGGGACGAAGCATGGTCACGGTTGTATCGGTATCTACAGAACTCGGCTATCTAAAAATTCCGGATGGCATGCTGATTCCGCCTGAAGAAGCGATGTCTCAGCCGCCCGAACGGACCGCCGTCATCTGCACGGGAAGCCAAGGCGAGCCGATGGCCGCTTTGGCCCGCCTTGCGAGTTCCAGTCATCGTCAAATGGCAATCTCCGCGGAGGATACGGTCATTATCGCGGCCAGCCCCATTCCAGGCAACGAACGGGACGTCACCCGCGTTGTGGACAATCTTTATGCGCTGGGTGCCCATGTCATTTACGGATCGCAAAACGGGCTGCATGTATCGGGCCACGGCTATCAGGACGAATTGAAGCTCATGTTGACGCTTATGAAGCCTCGCTACTTATTTCCCGTCCACGGCGAATACCGAATGCTTCACATGCACCGGAAACTGGCCGTTTCGGTCGGGATGGACCGAGACCGCGTCTTCATTGCCAACAACGGAGACGTCCTGGAGATCAAAGACGGCCATGCCGCGATTGCCGGCAAAATCCCTGCAGGACAAATTCTCGTCGATGGACTTGGCATCGGGGATATCGCACAAATCGTGCTTCGCGACCGTAAACAGCTATCCGCCGACGGGATCCTAATAGCCGTCATTACGCTCAGCAAAAACGATGGGCAGCTGTTATCCGAGCCGGATATCATATCGCGTGGGTTTGTCTATGTGAAGGACTCGGAGGCGCTTCTAAGACCCATCAGGCGGCTGGTCGAATCCACCGTCGATAAAATGAAAGAAGAAAAAGTATCGAAATGGAATGTCATGAAGACGACCCTCAAAGACGTCCTCGGCCGCTATCTATACGCGGAAACAAAGCGCAGGCCGATGATACTGCCGATTATTATCGAGGTGTAG
- a CDS encoding SDR family NAD(P)-dependent oxidoreductase, with the protein MEFSDRVVLVTGSGNGIGKAIAFAFAKEGASVVISDIDGGAAEAVAREIEAMGGKAMSMRTDVSSVADVDRLFAEIRRTYSRLDVLVNNVGTTIRKPTVSFTEEEWDFIYDTNVKSMFLCARAAGKLLLKQREGAVVNISSILGTGGVSRRLPYASSKAAVDSFTRTLACEWAFDGIRVNAVAPGYIRTDGLNQAFTAGILKEDDMVRRTPQARLGTPQNIADAVLFLCSSKAEYITGTVLYVDGGYSAYQGPELVPSFHHDPAVWSGV; encoded by the coding sequence GTGGAGTTTTCAGATCGAGTCGTACTCGTGACCGGTTCCGGCAACGGAATCGGCAAGGCCATTGCGTTCGCGTTCGCCAAGGAAGGGGCATCCGTCGTAATCTCCGATATCGATGGCGGCGCCGCGGAAGCGGTCGCGCGCGAGATTGAAGCCATGGGTGGCAAGGCCATGAGCATGCGGACGGACGTATCGTCCGTCGCGGATGTAGACCGCTTGTTTGCTGAGATTCGTCGGACGTATAGCCGGCTTGACGTCCTTGTCAACAATGTCGGCACGACGATCCGTAAACCGACGGTTAGCTTTACCGAAGAAGAATGGGACTTCATCTACGACACGAACGTTAAATCAATGTTTCTTTGCGCGCGGGCAGCCGGTAAATTGCTGTTGAAGCAGCGGGAGGGCGCGGTGGTCAATATCTCCTCCATTCTTGGCACGGGCGGGGTGAGCCGGCGTCTTCCCTATGCTTCTTCGAAAGCGGCCGTAGACAGCTTTACCCGAACGCTCGCCTGCGAATGGGCGTTTGACGGGATTCGGGTGAACGCCGTCGCTCCGGGATACATTCGTACGGATGGATTAAATCAGGCGTTTACCGCAGGCATTCTGAAGGAAGACGACATGGTGCGAAGAACGCCGCAGGCGCGTCTGGGCACGCCGCAGAATATCGCCGACGCCGTTCTGTTTCTCTGCTCTTCCAAAGCGGAATATATTACGGGAACGGTTCTTTATGTCGATGGCGGATATTCCGCGTACCAGGGGCCGGAGCTAGTGCCGTCCTTTCATCATGATCCGGCGGTGTGGAGCGGCGTATAA
- a CDS encoding SDR family NAD(P)-dependent oxidoreductase has product MKLEGKTALVTGAGRGIGRGIALELAKEGADVVVHYRSSERQAIETAETIRSSGGKALLHRADLSDVKQIGDMMVAIREQWGGIDILVNNSAVDPTYDFFEVTEERWDEVLDTNLKGGFFCAQACARDMVKKGAGKIIFISSVHANTTMPKYSAYAASKGGINAMTRQLALDLAQYNIQVNAIAPGATDVEKFHGKPGHDPAAIGEQIPLGRIGYPEDVAKVVAFFASSDSNFVTGQVLTVDGGSSTRFFLRT; this is encoded by the coding sequence ATGAAACTGGAAGGTAAAACCGCGCTCGTCACGGGAGCGGGCAGAGGCATCGGACGGGGAATCGCGCTCGAATTGGCCAAGGAAGGCGCCGATGTCGTCGTCCATTATCGCAGCAGCGAGCGGCAGGCCATCGAAACGGCGGAGACAATCCGTTCATCGGGCGGAAAAGCGCTGCTCCATCGCGCGGACCTCTCCGACGTCAAGCAGATCGGCGATATGATGGTGGCCATACGCGAGCAATGGGGCGGCATCGATATTCTGGTCAACAACTCCGCCGTCGATCCGACGTACGATTTTTTTGAGGTCACCGAAGAACGTTGGGACGAAGTGCTGGACACCAACCTGAAGGGCGGCTTCTTTTGCGCGCAAGCCTGCGCGAGAGACATGGTAAAGAAAGGCGCGGGCAAGATCATTTTCATCAGCTCCGTTCATGCGAACACGACGATGCCGAAGTATTCGGCTTATGCCGCTTCCAAGGGCGGGATCAATGCCATGACCCGCCAGTTGGCGCTCGACCTCGCGCAATACAACATTCAGGTCAATGCGATCGCGCCAGGCGCCACGGACGTGGAGAAATTTCACGGCAAACCGGGACACGATCCGGCAGCCATCGGCGAACAGATCCCGCTCGGCCGGATCGGCTATCCGGAAGATGTGGCCAAAGTCGTCGCGTTTTTCGCATCCTCGGATTCGAATTTTGTCACCGGGCAAGTGTTGACCGTCGATGGGGGCTCAAGCACGCGGTTTTTCCTCCGAACATGA
- a CDS encoding cupin domain-containing protein → MRKANVIRASEVKTLYVDETYSSKMLIDRTNSDTHNTQINMGIVAPGARHADHNHPTEYDEFYLVIKGQGMVRLDGQEHDLLPGDVAFIPGGSYHAIANTSDTEELVIFTVWPTHPQEGANTVYDQRIREWGKTYVTVHESTE, encoded by the coding sequence ATGCGCAAAGCGAACGTGATCCGCGCATCCGAAGTAAAAACGTTGTATGTCGACGAAACGTACTCGTCCAAAATGCTGATTGACCGAACGAATTCGGATACGCATAACACCCAGATCAATATGGGAATCGTGGCGCCCGGAGCCAGGCATGCCGACCACAATCACCCGACCGAGTATGACGAATTTTACCTGGTAATAAAAGGCCAAGGCATGGTGCGTCTGGACGGGCAGGAGCATGATCTGCTTCCCGGCGACGTTGCGTTTATTCCCGGAGGATCCTACCACGCTATCGCCAATACGAGCGATACGGAGGAACTCGTTATATTTACGGTTTGGCCCACGCATCCGCAGGAAGGCGCCAACACCGTTTACGACCAGCGCATTCGGGAGTGGGGCAAGACTTACGTGACGGTTCATGAATCGACGGAATAA
- a CDS encoding C-terminal binding protein, translating into MRKLAILGAGIFGDRRELQLFEPAGYQAAYYECVDPMALAASLKDVDGLIVNLEQVTDSLLDRLPRLKVIGRYGVGVDNINLEAATRRRIPVINVPDYCIDEVAEHAVSFIFAVNRKLPIASSLPKQGDWGKVQALKPIRAIKEITLGVVGTGRIGMKVIGMMAPFGCRILIHDPYLAHAELPPNAEMTDFDRLLELSDIVTIHCPLTEQTRHLFRAETFNRMRKRPAIVNVSRGPIVDERDLLAALDEGAVSFAALDVMETEPPQQDHPLLNHPKAIVTGHAAWYSEQSENRLRDLLAMRIMDCLEGRPVPSIVNKIQ; encoded by the coding sequence GTGAGAAAGCTTGCGATATTGGGTGCGGGCATTTTCGGCGACCGCAGGGAGCTGCAGCTTTTCGAGCCGGCCGGTTATCAAGCCGCCTATTACGAATGCGTCGATCCGATGGCGCTTGCGGCTTCGCTAAAGGATGTCGATGGGTTGATCGTCAATCTGGAACAGGTAACGGATTCGTTATTGGACCGTCTGCCGCGATTAAAGGTGATCGGACGCTACGGCGTCGGCGTCGACAATATCAATCTCGAAGCCGCAACCAGACGGCGAATACCCGTCATTAACGTTCCCGATTATTGCATCGACGAAGTCGCCGAGCATGCGGTCAGCTTCATTTTTGCGGTGAACCGAAAGTTGCCGATCGCCTCGTCATTGCCAAAACAAGGAGACTGGGGCAAAGTGCAAGCGCTTAAACCGATTCGCGCGATCAAAGAAATTACACTGGGCGTTGTCGGAACGGGGCGGATCGGCATGAAAGTGATCGGAATGATGGCTCCCTTCGGCTGCAGAATCCTTATTCACGATCCCTATCTCGCTCATGCGGAACTGCCGCCGAACGCGGAGATGACGGATTTCGATCGGCTGCTTGAACTGTCCGATATCGTTACGATCCATTGTCCGCTGACGGAACAGACCCGGCATCTGTTCCGCGCCGAGACGTTTAACCGTATGCGGAAGCGGCCTGCTATCGTCAACGTTTCGCGGGGACCGATCGTAGACGAACGCGATTTGCTCGCCGCGCTGGACGAAGGCGCCGTGTCCTTTGCAGCGCTGGACGTGATGGAGACGGAGCCGCCGCAGCAGGATCACCCTTTGCTAAATCATCCGAAGGCGATCGTCACCGGGCATGCGGCCTGGTATTCCGAGCAATCCGAGAACCGGTTAAGAGACCTGCTTGCCATGCGCATCATGGATTGCCTGGAAGGCAGGCCCGTTCCTTCCATTGTCAACAAGATTCAGTAA